A single window of Sebastes umbrosus isolate fSebUmb1 chromosome 16, fSebUmb1.pri, whole genome shotgun sequence DNA harbors:
- the lgals3a gene encoding galectin-3, with protein sequence MSDFSLLDALGDDTQGKAKNIGNTNPMAPAGNPPPPANPGWPGSAPGAPTQPSAPGDYAGGSSGPGAPGQFPYSSGPGAPGQYPGPPSAQYPGPPSAPGGFPPGPGIPGQYPPAPGAPGQFPSSPGAPGQFPGQQYPGQFPGQYPPEGAPGQLPGGPVSYPTGPFPSGPGAPPGPYPNVPYPGSQPGGGNGMYGPGGPGAFPPPAGPGSFPAYPSGGFPPMPTGSWGPPGGGGFPPAPGPFGPGPGPMGPYGGPAAPGGMMMVPYDLPLHAGLMPRLVITIDGEPVPGADRFQIDFIKGPDVVFHLNPRFRDQTIVRNSNLGGCWGPEEREGGFPFVPGQRFELKILVEEDSFRVAVDGSHLLEYEHRVGGLEEVTLLRVTGDVILHNVAPNMI encoded by the exons ATGTCAGATTTCTCG CTGTTAGATGCTTTAGGAGACGACACCCAAGGCAAGGCAAAGAACATAGGGAACACTAACCCGATGGCCCCTGCTGGTAACCCTCCACCTCCTGCTAACCCGGGATGGCCCGGTTCAGCCCCAGGAGCTCCCACCCAGCCCTCCGCTCCGGGTGACTATGCTGGTGGATCTTCTGGCCCAGGAGCGCCAGGGCAGTTCCCGTATTCCTCTGGTCCTGGAGCACCAGGGCAATACCCAGGACCTCCTTCAGCACAATACCCAGGACCTCCTTCAGCACCTGGTGGGTTCCCCCCTGGTCCTGGGATACCTGGACAATACCCACCGGCACCAGGAGCCCCAGGGCAGTTCCCCTCCAGCCCCGGAGCCCCTGGGCAGTTCCCAGGGCAGCAGTACCCTGGGCAGTTCCCCGGGCAGTACCCACCTGAAGGAGCTCCAGGACAGCTCCCCGGAGGCCCTGTTTCTTACCCAACTGGACCATTTCCTTCTGGCCCAGGAGCTCCACCTGGGCCTTATCCAAATGTGCCTTACCCAGGAAGTCAGCCAGGAGGAGGCAACGGGATGTACGGACCAGGTGGTCCAGGTGCATTCCCCCCTCCAGCTGGCCCTGGTTCTTTCCCTGCCTACCCTTCTGGAGGCTTTCCCCCAATGCCCACTGGGTCATGGGGACCACCTGGAGGTGGAGGCTTCCCTCCTGCCCCTGGCCCCTTTGGTCCTGGCCCTGGGCCTATGGGTCCGTACGGTGGGCCTGCCGCTCCAGGAGGCATGATG ATGGTGCCGTATGATCTCCCACTTCATGCTGGACTTATGCCACGACTTGTAATCACAATAGATGGGGAGCCCGTTCCTGGTGCAGACAG GTTCCAAATTGACTTCATCAAAGGTCCAGACGTCGTCTTTCACTTAAATCCTCGATTTCGTGACCAAACAATTGTCAGAAACTCCAACCTAGGTGGATGTTGGGGGCCAGAGGAGCGGGAAGGAGGCTTCCCATTTGTTCCTGGACAGCGTTTTGAG CTGAAGATCCTCGTGGAGGAGGACTCGTTTAGAGTGGCGGTGGACGGCTCCCATCTGCTGGAGTACGAGCACAGAGTCGGCGGGCTGGAGGAAGTGACCCTGCTGCGAGTGACCGGAGACGTCATCCTCCACAACGTAGCGCCCAACATGATCTGA